The following are encoded in a window of Thermoanaerobacter ethanolicus JW 200 genomic DNA:
- the nagZ gene encoding beta-N-acetylhexosaminidase: protein MKKGLKVMRIDEMTLEEKIGQMLMVGFPSPTYDDHIKELVREYKIGNIILFSRNVKDGKQLKNLCNDIQKDVIKNTRIPALISIDQEGGMVTRIYKDATYLPGNMAIAATDNPENAYKIGELAGKELRALGININFAPVLDVNNNPSNPVIGVRSYGENLEKVAEFGVNYIKGLQKEGVIATAKHFPGHGDTSVDSHLDLPLVEHEKERLYKVELYPFKKAVENGVDAIMTAHILFTAFEDNKLPATLSYNILTNILRKEFRFKGIIITDCMEMNAIAKYFGTAKAASIAVKAGADIVLVSHTKKLQIEAFNEIKEAVLRGEIPIERINESVERIIKLKEKYKLFENPYPDENKIKTLVGNAEHKEIAKSISLNSITVVKDENKLLPIKTQKVLAISPETVPISGVDDALMEKLSFAKEFVKRFGGVEKTILVNPDENLITLLIEEAKDKEIVVIGTYNASLNEGQVRLVRLLLEVNKNIIVVALRNPYDLLKFKEVPTYLCTYEYTPLAIESVLEILSGNYVPQGRLPVSL, encoded by the coding sequence ACCATATTAAAGAATTAGTTAGGGAATATAAAATTGGCAATATTATACTATTTTCTCGAAATGTCAAGGATGGAAAGCAACTTAAAAATTTGTGCAATGATATTCAGAAAGATGTAATCAAAAACACACGCATTCCTGCTCTTATTTCAATTGACCAAGAAGGCGGAATGGTAACAAGAATTTATAAAGATGCCACTTATTTACCAGGCAATATGGCTATAGCAGCAACAGACAATCCTGAAAATGCGTATAAAATAGGAGAATTAGCAGGGAAAGAGCTCAGGGCATTGGGTATAAACATTAATTTTGCACCAGTACTTGATGTTAATAATAATCCTTCTAATCCTGTAATAGGGGTTAGGTCTTATGGAGAAAATCTCGAAAAAGTAGCTGAGTTTGGAGTTAACTATATAAAAGGATTGCAAAAAGAAGGAGTTATAGCTACAGCAAAGCATTTTCCGGGTCATGGGGATACCTCTGTGGATTCTCATCTGGATTTACCTTTAGTGGAGCATGAGAAAGAAAGGCTTTATAAAGTAGAGTTATATCCATTTAAAAAAGCAGTAGAAAATGGCGTAGATGCAATAATGACAGCCCACATTCTTTTTACGGCTTTTGAAGATAATAAATTACCTGCTACTTTATCATATAATATTCTCACCAATATTTTAAGGAAGGAGTTTAGATTTAAGGGGATAATCATAACAGACTGCATGGAAATGAATGCAATTGCGAAATATTTTGGTACCGCTAAAGCAGCTTCAATAGCAGTGAAGGCTGGAGCTGATATAGTTTTAGTTTCACACACAAAGAAATTGCAGATAGAAGCTTTTAATGAAATAAAAGAAGCAGTTTTGCGTGGAGAAATACCAATTGAAAGAATAAATGAGTCTGTTGAAAGAATAATTAAGTTAAAGGAAAAATACAAGCTCTTCGAAAACCCATATCCAGATGAAAATAAAATTAAGACTCTAGTAGGAAACGCAGAACATAAGGAGATTGCAAAAAGTATAAGTTTAAACAGCATTACTGTTGTTAAAGATGAAAATAAGCTTTTACCAATAAAAACCCAGAAAGTATTAGCCATTTCTCCTGAAACAGTGCCAATTTCAGGTGTTGACGATGCATTGATGGAAAAGCTCTCTTTTGCAAAAGAATTTGTAAAAAGGTTTGGAGGAGTAGAAAAGACTATTCTCGTAAATCCTGATGAAAATCTTATAACCCTCTTAATAGAAGAAGCAAAAGACAAAGAAATTGTTGTAATAGGCACTTACAATGCTAGTTTAAATGAGGGGCAAGTAAGACTTGTAAGGTTATTATTAGAGGTTAATAAAAATATTATCGTTGTTGCCTTAAGAAACCCTTATGATTTACTAAAGTTTAAAGAAGTTCCTACATATCTTTGCACTTATGAATACACTCCACTTGCTATAGAAAGTGTTTTGGAGATTTTAAGTGGAAATTATGTGCCACAGGGTAGGCTACCTGTTTCCCTGTGA
- a CDS encoding GNAT family N-acetyltransferase — protein MSIVYINLTKDKALELTNLWNKEIGGSFPLREELFYQNSFENVNVLLEGSWIAVDEKNQNAAGFVISKVWKEDMECIKSKKDIGHIQVLLVASEYRNKGIGSELLKRSENSLREARVKTILLGQDPWHYFPGIPSEFELTEKWFKKRGYVKYGEEYDMYCNLAATKPLELPSFPDVKFRMLDKEEKEDFLAFLNRCFPGRWEYEAIHYFQRGGTGREFVVAEKKGQIIGFCRINDSRSPLIAQNVYWAPLFGNEELGGIGPLGMAMKEVMVMA, from the coding sequence ATGAGCATTGTTTATATCAATTTAACAAAGGATAAAGCTTTAGAATTAACAAATTTATGGAATAAAGAAATAGGTGGTAGTTTTCCTCTTCGAGAAGAACTATTTTACCAAAATAGTTTTGAGAACGTAAACGTGCTTTTAGAAGGTTCATGGATTGCTGTAGATGAAAAAAATCAGAATGCGGCAGGATTTGTGATATCAAAAGTATGGAAAGAAGATATGGAATGCATAAAGTCAAAAAAAGATATAGGGCATATTCAAGTTCTGCTGGTTGCTTCTGAGTACAGAAATAAAGGGATAGGTAGTGAATTACTTAAAAGAAGTGAAAATTCTCTTAGAGAAGCAAGAGTTAAGACGATATTGTTAGGGCAGGATCCTTGGCATTATTTCCCTGGTATCCCTTCTGAATTTGAACTAACGGAAAAATGGTTTAAAAAGCGTGGTTATGTTAAATATGGCGAAGAATACGACATGTATTGTAACTTAGCAGCTACAAAACCTTTAGAATTACCTAGTTTTCCAGATGTTAAATTTAGAATGCTAGACAAAGAAGAAAAGGAGGATTTCCTTGCATTTTTAAATAGATGTTTTCCAGGGCGATGGGAATACGAAGCAATCCATTATTTCCAGCGGGGTGGCACAGGACGTGAGTTTGTAGTTGCGGAGAAAAAGGGTCAAATAATAGGTTTTTGCAGGATCAATGATAGTAGATCTCCTCTTATTGCACAAAATGTGTATTGGGCTCCATTATTTGGAAATGAAGAATTGGGAGGTATTGGGCCTCTGGGTATGGCAATGAAAGAGGTCATGGTTATGGCTTAG
- a CDS encoding GNAT family N-acetyltransferase: MSYIVRTYQGGDEKGIVAAWQESLPYDPINLELFRSKVLLDPNFDPEGAIVAVNDNNQVIGFTLALVRRLPMYKDDLELENGWITVFFVQPNYRKQGIGSKMFEKAKEFVYKKGRKYIFFSSYAPNYFLPGIDEKTYPEGYNFLLKQGFVKLYSPVAMDRSLLDFTIPEEVKQLRERRGKEGFRFLLAEDRHLFELIELANTVFNPDWGRAIREGILRGLPMEQILVAEKDNKIVGFCLYGAYEGIRERFGPFGVDPSMQGLGLGKILLNQCLFEMRCKGLHNVWFLWTGEESTAGHLYKKTGFKVTRKFHVMRFSF; the protein is encoded by the coding sequence ATGAGCTATATTGTAAGAACTTATCAGGGTGGAGATGAAAAGGGTATAGTAGCTGCTTGGCAAGAGAGTCTACCTTATGACCCTATCAATTTAGAACTATTTCGATCTAAAGTGTTATTAGATCCCAATTTTGATCCAGAGGGAGCAATTGTGGCAGTAAATGATAATAATCAAGTAATCGGTTTTACACTTGCTTTAGTTCGACGGTTACCAATGTATAAAGATGATTTAGAATTAGAAAATGGTTGGATTACAGTGTTTTTTGTACAGCCCAATTACAGAAAACAAGGAATTGGAAGTAAGATGTTTGAAAAGGCAAAAGAGTTTGTATATAAGAAAGGCCGCAAATATATATTTTTCTCTTCATATGCTCCAAATTACTTTTTACCTGGAATTGATGAAAAGACTTATCCGGAAGGATACAATTTTTTACTTAAACAAGGGTTTGTCAAATTATATTCTCCTGTTGCGATGGATAGGTCATTATTAGATTTTACAATTCCAGAAGAAGTAAAACAATTGAGAGAAAGGAGGGGAAAAGAGGGATTTAGGTTTTTGCTGGCAGAAGACAGGCATTTGTTTGAGTTAATTGAACTTGCCAACACAGTTTTTAACCCAGATTGGGGACGGGCAATACGTGAAGGAATTTTACGAGGGTTACCAATGGAACAAATACTTGTAGCTGAAAAAGATAATAAAATTGTTGGATTTTGCTTATATGGTGCATATGAAGGAATTCGCGAAAGGTTTGGCCCATTTGGTGTTGACCCTTCAATGCAGGGATTGGGTTTAGGGAAAATACTTTTAAATCAATGCTTATTTGAGATGCGATGTAAAGGGCTCCATAATGTATGGTTTTTATGGACTGGAGAAGAAAGTACAGCAGGGCATTTATATAAAAAGACGGGTTTTAAAGTGACGAGGAAGTTTCATGTGATGAGGTTTAGCTTTTAA
- a CDS encoding PIG-L deacetylase family protein has product MAKKLHIMAVGAHCGDMELVAGGVIAKYTKAGHEASIVHLTPGEKGHPRLSPEEYAKQKIEEAKRAAEILGAEPIFLPYRDAELPVNDEVKFRLAEVIREKKPDVIITHWKNSMHPDHANTHLIVDGAILIAALPAFELKNPAHSVRGVFYGENWEDPYGYEPDVYVDITSTYDIWVEAIKQYQFVTGGISSFRYLDYYTHLAVVRGCLMGVKYAQAFMMPEGANKRRGGSLPGFTLE; this is encoded by the coding sequence ATGGCTAAAAAATTGCACATTATGGCAGTAGGAGCACATTGTGGCGATATGGAGTTAGTTGCAGGAGGAGTAATTGCAAAATATACTAAAGCAGGGCATGAAGCTAGCATTGTACATCTTACTCCTGGAGAAAAAGGCCATCCACGTTTAAGTCCAGAAGAATATGCAAAGCAGAAGATTGAGGAAGCAAAACGAGCAGCTGAAATTTTAGGAGCAGAGCCTATTTTCTTACCTTATAGAGATGCTGAACTACCTGTAAACGACGAAGTTAAATTTCGTTTAGCAGAAGTTATACGAGAAAAGAAGCCTGATGTAATAATTACCCACTGGAAAAATAGTATGCATCCAGACCATGCCAATACCCATTTAATTGTGGATGGAGCCATATTGATTGCTGCCTTGCCAGCTTTTGAGCTAAAAAATCCTGCCCATTCAGTTAGAGGAGTTTTTTACGGAGAAAATTGGGAAGACCCCTATGGGTATGAGCCTGATGTTTATGTGGATATTACTTCCACATATGATATATGGGTGGAGGCAATAAAGCAGTATCAGTTTGTTACAGGAGGTATATCTTCTTTCCGTTACTTAGATTATTATACACATTTAGCTGTTGTAAGAGGTTGTTTAATGGGAGTTAAATATGCCCAAGCATTCATGATGCCAGAGGGTGCTAACAAAAGGCGTGGAGGATCTTTACCGGGATTTACTTTAGAATAG
- a CDS encoding family 10 glycosylhydrolase: MVPQVVEGLKYGYVEAEYNGMVAKALVIVSSKIAEVIEDFENIELNGKVILSTGTITQAGSLPATATVQLAKRPEPVLYGEHSAKFMYDMRGTTRTTATYLSLRDISTGSLDRPIPGIPKKIGVWVYGNQNNHWLRARLRNSDGKMFPVDLTTTANFNWTGWKYVTANIPSDQKGPFKFMDLYIVETKDTNKDSGFVYYDRLSVFYTDTDVFGVDIIGLTPMQVGETKQAKVAITLKNSTSPEIVNSGITYLSSNPNVASIDNEGNVIALRPGKTTIVALYGNAEPAFFELLITESEPIVDILEIYGPEKIEAGMTGNLQVFAKFNGYDNKIEVTKEVNFINQNPEIATVSKEGIIQALSEGETTIIAKYKNKEALYSLKVTKPTPVLSKIELTGLKSMTVQSELQAKVIGVYTVLGEEYERIEIKEGVTFKSSRAEVAEINQQGLVKAKSVGVTVITANYLNKTASYVLVVNKEPITPKREFRAAWIATVDNIDWPKKGVYDPEQQKQDFIEILDKLKDIGMNAIIVQIRPTADSFYPSKYFPWSHWLTGIQGKYPGYDPLAFMIEEAHKRNLEFHAWINPYRVSMGDDLNALVDNHPAKQHPEWVVSYGGKLWFNPGNPEVKEYIINSIIEVVKNYDIDAIHFDDYFYPYPVTGVDFPDEELYQKYGVGFESKEAWRRNNVDTLISELSQKIKATKPYIKFGISPFGIWRNKSTDPNGSETNGFQSYDSLYADTRKWVQNEWIDYIVPQIYWYFNYSPAAYEKLVDWWRQQTAGKNVHLYIGHAAYRVGADDVNWLDPDQLPNQVLYNRNFENVYGSVFFATNNLLKNPLGVTDHLKELFKYPALVPQMEWLTTNLPSQPIKVKINTKEAGIELKWEDVTPENTTYYVIYRVEGEEVPNINDAKNILALVRKSNGFQQTYLDLSVLPDKTYSYAITGVNRINEEGVPIYITVKEASQGKVIVVGNTTTYLLEKNKLEEEINDKHKKELKFDLTDICTTNQKELEIPLEVLRLLEKGNKRIIIKSDEITLEFNSKTVVAPKNIFKLIEEEGSLTIVINNKGKIEVDSFNSLTNTYEVILKAGDKVVKIKEPFKISFNLPDKNDFKEVGVYFWEEKNGRWEHIGGKANRKANTITVEVKQMTIYTVFEHEKNLYDN; encoded by the coding sequence ATGGTGCCTCAAGTAGTTGAAGGGTTAAAATATGGCTATGTAGAAGCAGAATATAATGGAATGGTAGCAAAGGCCTTGGTTATAGTTAGTAGCAAAATTGCAGAAGTCATTGAAGACTTTGAAAATATAGAGTTGAATGGAAAAGTTATATTGAGTACAGGGACAATTACACAGGCTGGTAGTTTGCCAGCGACCGCAACAGTTCAGTTGGCAAAACGACCGGAACCTGTACTTTATGGGGAACATTCTGCAAAATTTATGTACGATATGAGAGGAACTACCAGGACAACGGCAACTTATCTTAGTTTAAGAGATATTTCTACTGGTAGTTTAGATAGACCTATTCCTGGTATTCCTAAAAAAATTGGTGTTTGGGTTTATGGTAATCAAAATAATCATTGGTTACGTGCAAGGTTAAGAAATAGCGACGGAAAAATGTTCCCTGTGGATTTAACGACAACGGCTAATTTTAATTGGACAGGATGGAAATATGTTACAGCAAATATTCCTTCTGATCAAAAAGGACCTTTTAAATTCATGGATTTGTATATTGTAGAGACAAAAGATACAAACAAAGATAGCGGTTTTGTCTACTACGATCGCTTAAGTGTGTTCTATACTGATACTGATGTTTTTGGTGTTGATATTATTGGGCTTACTCCTATGCAAGTAGGAGAGACTAAACAAGCAAAGGTAGCTATTACACTTAAAAACAGCACATCCCCAGAAATAGTTAATAGTGGTATTACATACCTCAGTAGTAATCCAAATGTTGCTTCGATTGACAATGAAGGTAATGTTATTGCTTTGCGCCCAGGTAAAACCACAATTGTGGCATTATATGGTAATGCAGAACCTGCTTTCTTTGAACTTTTAATTACGGAGAGTGAACCGATAGTTGATATACTTGAAATTTATGGTCCTGAAAAAATTGAAGCAGGAATGACAGGAAATTTACAAGTGTTTGCCAAATTTAATGGTTACGATAATAAAATTGAAGTTACTAAAGAAGTAAATTTTATTAACCAAAATCCAGAAATTGCTACTGTCAGCAAAGAAGGCATTATCCAAGCATTGTCAGAGGGGGAAACTACAATTATTGCTAAATATAAAAATAAAGAAGCTTTATATTCATTAAAAGTAACAAAGCCCACTCCTGTATTGTCAAAAATTGAATTAACAGGTTTGAAATCAATGACTGTGCAATCTGAGCTCCAAGCAAAAGTAATAGGTGTTTATACAGTATTGGGGGAAGAATATGAAAGAATTGAAATTAAAGAAGGTGTTACTTTTAAGAGTAGCAGAGCAGAAGTAGCAGAAATTAACCAACAGGGGCTTGTTAAAGCTAAATCAGTAGGGGTTACAGTAATAACAGCTAATTATTTAAATAAAACAGCTAGTTATGTGCTTGTTGTCAATAAGGAACCCATTACACCTAAAAGAGAATTTAGGGCTGCTTGGATTGCCACAGTAGATAATATAGATTGGCCTAAGAAGGGAGTCTATGATCCGGAACAACAGAAGCAGGATTTTATTGAAATATTAGATAAGCTGAAGGATATAGGAATGAATGCAATCATAGTTCAAATAAGACCAACAGCTGATTCATTCTATCCTTCTAAATATTTTCCGTGGTCTCATTGGTTGACAGGAATACAGGGTAAATATCCTGGCTATGATCCTTTGGCCTTTATGATTGAAGAAGCTCATAAAAGAAATTTGGAATTTCATGCTTGGATTAATCCTTACCGTGTAAGTATGGGTGACGATTTAAATGCTCTGGTTGACAATCATCCTGCAAAACAGCATCCCGAGTGGGTTGTATCATATGGTGGGAAGCTATGGTTTAATCCAGGTAACCCTGAAGTAAAAGAGTATATTATAAATAGTATTATTGAGGTAGTTAAAAATTATGATATTGATGCTATTCATTTTGATGATTACTTTTATCCATATCCTGTAACAGGTGTGGATTTTCCAGATGAAGAATTGTATCAAAAATATGGTGTAGGATTTGAAAGTAAAGAGGCTTGGCGTAGAAACAATGTGGATACCTTGATATCAGAATTATCACAAAAAATAAAAGCAACAAAACCTTATATTAAATTTGGCATTAGTCCTTTTGGAATTTGGCGCAACAAATCCACTGATCCAAATGGGTCAGAGACGAATGGATTTCAAAGTTATGATTCTCTATACGCTGATACAAGGAAATGGGTTCAAAATGAATGGATTGATTATATAGTACCCCAAATTTATTGGTATTTTAACTATTCTCCAGCAGCTTATGAAAAACTAGTAGATTGGTGGAGGCAGCAAACTGCAGGCAAAAATGTACATCTATATATTGGTCATGCTGCTTATCGAGTAGGAGCTGACGATGTTAATTGGTTGGATCCCGACCAACTCCCTAATCAAGTGTTATACAATAGAAATTTTGAAAATGTATATGGCAGCGTCTTTTTTGCAACAAATAATCTGCTTAAAAATCCTTTAGGGGTAACGGATCATTTAAAAGAATTATTTAAATATCCTGCGTTGGTACCACAAATGGAGTGGTTGACTACTAATTTACCTTCGCAACCAATCAAAGTAAAAATAAATACTAAAGAGGCAGGGATTGAATTAAAATGGGAAGATGTAACACCTGAGAATACTACTTATTATGTGATCTATCGCGTAGAAGGGGAGGAAGTACCCAATATCAATGATGCAAAAAATATTCTGGCACTCGTTAGGAAATCTAATGGTTTTCAACAAACTTACCTGGATTTAAGTGTTTTACCAGATAAAACCTATAGTTATGCAATAACGGGAGTTAATAGAATAAACGAAGAGGGTGTACCAATTTATATTACTGTTAAAGAAGCTTCACAAGGGAAAGTAATTGTAGTAGGTAATACAACTACTTATCTTTTAGAAAAGAACAAACTAGAAGAAGAAATTAATGATAAGCACAAAAAAGAATTAAAGTTTGACTTGACCGATATATGTACAACAAACCAAAAAGAATTAGAGATACCTTTAGAAGTTTTAAGACTATTGGAAAAAGGTAATAAAAGAATAATAATAAAATCAGATGAGATAACCTTAGAGTTCAACTCAAAAACCGTTGTTGCACCAAAAAATATTTTTAAGCTTATTGAAGAGGAAGGTTCACTGACCATAGTTATAAATAACAAAGGGAAAATAGAAGTAGACAGTTTTAATTCACTTACTAATACCTATGAGGTAATATTAAAGGCAGGAGATAAAGTAGTAAAAATTAAAGAACCATTTAAGATAAGCTTTAATTTGCCTGATAAGAATGATTTTAAAGAAGTTGGAGTTTATTTCTGGGAAGAGAAAAATGGTAGATGGGAACATATTGGGGGAAAAGCTAACCGCAAAGCAAATACGATAACTGTAGAAGTAAAACAAATGACAATTTATACTGTTTTTGAACATGAAAAAAATTTATACGATAACTAA
- a CDS encoding anhydro-N-acetylmuramic acid kinase, whose amino-acid sequence MDRLFKIYHKEERLVIGLMSGTSADGIDAALVKIDGKGIQTKVELLEFENFSYRKEVRNKIFELFDPQTSTVEKICHMNFLLGELFAEAALKIIEKAHLTPEKIDLIGSHGQTIYHIPKSIEDLGYQIKSTLQIGEPAVIAERTGIVTVADFRVRDVAAGGDGAPLVPYTEYILYRHPLKTITLQNIGGIANVTILPAACDLEDIIAFDTGPGNMVIDEVVKRLTQGQLKYDEEGALASKGNINEKLLEELLKDEYFEKKPPKTTGREYFGKNYVDKLMERAFQLKVDNYDLIATVTALTAKSIVKSYKDFIMPKYQIDKVIIGGGGSYNKTLVRMIKEGLPNIEVVTQEEIGFNSDAKEAIAFAILANEAINGNFNNVPRATGARHPVIMGKICL is encoded by the coding sequence ATGGATAGACTCTTTAAGATTTATCATAAAGAAGAAAGATTAGTAATAGGTTTGATGTCAGGTACTTCTGCTGATGGAATTGATGCTGCTCTTGTAAAAATTGATGGGAAGGGAATACAGACAAAAGTTGAACTTTTGGAATTTGAGAATTTCTCCTACAGAAAAGAGGTCAGAAATAAAATATTTGAACTTTTTGACCCTCAAACGAGTACCGTAGAAAAGATTTGCCATATGAATTTTCTGTTAGGGGAGTTGTTTGCAGAGGCAGCTTTAAAAATTATTGAAAAAGCCCACTTGACACCAGAAAAAATTGATTTAATAGGTTCTCATGGTCAGACGATATATCATATTCCTAAATCAATTGAGGACTTGGGTTATCAAATAAAATCTACTTTGCAAATTGGTGAGCCAGCAGTTATTGCAGAAAGAACAGGTATTGTGACAGTGGCTGACTTTAGAGTAAGAGATGTAGCTGCAGGAGGAGATGGAGCTCCTTTAGTACCTTATACTGAGTATATATTATATCGTCATCCGTTAAAGACAATAACATTACAGAATATTGGCGGTATCGCAAATGTTACTATATTGCCAGCGGCATGTGACCTTGAAGACATAATTGCTTTTGATACAGGTCCAGGCAATATGGTCATTGATGAAGTAGTAAAAAGGTTGACACAGGGACAGTTAAAGTATGACGAAGAAGGTGCCTTAGCTAGTAAAGGCAATATTAATGAAAAATTGTTAGAAGAACTTTTGAAAGATGAGTATTTTGAAAAAAAGCCTCCTAAAACTACAGGTAGAGAATACTTTGGGAAAAATTATGTGGATAAGTTGATGGAAAGAGCTTTTCAGTTAAAAGTAGATAATTATGATTTAATTGCTACAGTAACTGCTTTAACGGCGAAGTCTATAGTAAAAAGTTATAAAGACTTTATAATGCCTAAATACCAAATTGATAAAGTAATCATTGGTGGAGGAGGAAGCTATAATAAAACCCTTGTCAGAATGATAAAAGAAGGTTTACCAAATATTGAAGTGGTTACTCAAGAAGAGATAGGATTTAATAGTGATGCTAAGGAAGCAATAGCCTTTGCTATCCTTGCGAACGAAGCTATAAATGGCAATTTTAATAATGTACCGAGAGCAACTGGTGCTAGACATCCGGTAATAATGGGAAAGATTTGTTTATAG
- a CDS encoding electron transfer flavoprotein subunit beta/FixA family protein, whose amino-acid sequence MRIIVPIKQVPETSNVKMDPKTGTMIREGVESIVNPLDLYAIETAIRLKEKYGGKIIVISMGPEKAVEAIKEAIAMGCDDGILLSDKKFAGSDTFATSYVLAKAIKQTGDFDLVICGERATDGDTGQVGPGIASFLDLPLSTFTSQILSVENGKITVKRLVEEGYEEIEMMLPAVLTVVKEISDPRLPTLRGKLKAKKMEIPIWDAQKIGAEGQKIGLKGSPTRVVKIFTPKVTREGEKVIVKDEKTLHQAIDKIIDYLIEKELI is encoded by the coding sequence ATGAGAATAATAGTTCCAATAAAACAAGTACCTGAGACGAGCAATGTAAAAATGGATCCAAAAACAGGTACCATGATAAGAGAAGGAGTAGAAAGTATAGTAAATCCCCTCGATTTATATGCTATTGAAACAGCGATAAGGCTAAAGGAAAAATACGGAGGAAAGATAATTGTTATATCAATGGGACCTGAAAAAGCGGTGGAGGCAATAAAAGAAGCAATTGCAATGGGATGTGATGATGGGATACTTTTATCAGATAAAAAGTTTGCAGGATCCGATACATTTGCTACTTCCTATGTTTTGGCAAAAGCTATTAAACAAACAGGGGATTTTGACCTTGTAATATGTGGAGAAAGAGCTACAGATGGAGATACAGGACAGGTGGGGCCAGGTATTGCTTCTTTTTTAGATTTACCTCTTTCCACTTTTACAAGTCAAATCCTATCAGTAGAAAATGGGAAAATTACAGTAAAAAGGCTTGTTGAAGAAGGATATGAGGAAATTGAAATGATGCTTCCAGCAGTGTTAACAGTGGTCAAGGAAATAAGCGATCCAAGGTTGCCTACTTTAAGAGGCAAATTAAAGGCAAAAAAGATGGAAATACCTATATGGGATGCACAAAAAATAGGTGCTGAAGGACAAAAGATAGGGCTTAAAGGTTCACCTACAAGAGTTGTAAAAATATTTACACCTAAAGTGACAAGAGAAGGCGAAAAAGTCATTGTAAAAGATGAAAAAACCTTACACCAAGCAATTGATAAAATTATAGATTATCTCATTGAAAAAGAACTTATTTAA
- a CDS encoding BadF/BadG/BcrA/BcrD ATPase family protein, producing MKYVIGIDGGGTKSVISIADLQGNIIVTEQGGPTNIRSEGESQVYNTLRYLIESTVKKANLKIEKCEAICIGTAGAGREEEQRIIKQYIQAMGIKRNIIITNDAEIVIAEVTKGKAGIAVIAGTGSIAYGIGKNGEKVRIGGWGHIVGDEGSAYYIGIEAIKAALRCYDGRESYTELLPMTMKEINIKNPEEFVKFVYRKDIIKSEIASLAKVVDEAYKKGDKKAKEILLKAAEELFVLAKTAIKGIRAEKDSITVVASGSVFINNVFVYEEFVKLLTKKYPKATIEKLKGDASRGAVAIALKSIR from the coding sequence ATGAAATATGTCATTGGAATTGATGGTGGCGGCACAAAAAGTGTAATTTCTATAGCAGACCTGCAAGGTAACATTATTGTTACTGAACAGGGAGGCCCTACAAACATCAGGTCTGAAGGAGAGTCTCAAGTATACAATACTTTGAGGTATTTAATTGAAAGTACAGTAAAAAAAGCTAATTTGAAGATAGAGAAATGCGAAGCTATTTGTATTGGCACAGCAGGAGCAGGAAGAGAAGAAGAACAAAGGATCATAAAACAATATATACAAGCTATGGGAATAAAGAGAAATATTATAATAACCAATGATGCAGAAATAGTTATAGCTGAAGTAACAAAGGGGAAAGCAGGCATAGCTGTAATTGCAGGCACAGGCTCGATTGCATATGGAATAGGTAAAAATGGAGAAAAAGTGAGGATTGGTGGCTGGGGTCATATTGTCGGGGATGAAGGAAGTGCATACTACATCGGTATTGAAGCAATCAAAGCTGCTTTGAGGTGTTACGATGGGAGAGAATCTTACACGGAATTACTGCCGATGACAATGAAAGAAATTAATATAAAAAATCCGGAAGAGTTTGTAAAGTTTGTATATAGAAAAGATATCATAAAAAGTGAAATTGCTTCATTGGCTAAAGTAGTTGATGAAGCATATAAAAAGGGAGACAAAAAGGCTAAGGAAATTCTTTTAAAGGCAGCGGAAGAACTTTTCGTTCTCGCAAAAACAGCGATAAAAGGCATAAGAGCTGAAAAAGACAGTATAACAGTTGTTGCAAGTGGCAGTGTTTTTATAAATAACGTATTTGTCTATGAAGAATTTGTTAAATTACTTACCAAGAAATATCCAAAGGCAACTATCGAAAAGTTAAAAGGTGATGCTTCAAGAGGGGCTGTAGCAATAGCTTTAAAGTCTATTAGATAA